In Phoenix dactylifera cultivar Barhee BC4 chromosome 11, palm_55x_up_171113_PBpolish2nd_filt_p, whole genome shotgun sequence, the following are encoded in one genomic region:
- the LOC103713224 gene encoding thioredoxin-like protein CITRX, chloroplastic: MAAVLQSSTSFAFSSLRGLPSSFLSTPRSPFFGLSTAKPLSSWSSLSRKSSSSIRRLVSKSPSAKYIREDYLVKKVSAKEVQDLVNSERNVPLIVDFYAAWCGPCIIMAQELEMLAVEYESNALFVKVDTDDEYEFSRDMQVRGLPTLYFISPDPNKDAIRTEGLVPSEMIKNIIDNEM, encoded by the exons ATGGCCGCGGTTCTCCAGAGCTCGACCTCCTTCGCCTTCTCGTCCCTTCGGGGCCTTCCGAGCTCCTTTCTCTCGACACCTCGAAGCCCATTCTTCGGCCTCTCCACCGCCAAACCTCTCTCTTCTTGGAGTTCCCTTAGCCGGAAGAGCAGCAGCAGCATTAGAAGGTTGGTTTCCAAATCCCCCTCGGCCAAGTACATCAGAGAAGATTATCTTGTG AAGAAGGTGTCGGCGAAGGAGGTGCAGGATTTGGTGAATAGCGAGAGGAACGTCCCGCTCATCGTGGATTTCTATGCTGCATGGTGCGGGCCCTGCATTATAATGGCCCAGGAGCTCGAAATG CTTGCTGTGGAGTATGAGAGCAATGCACTGTTTGTCAAGGTGGACACTGATGATGAATATGAATTTTCACGAGATATGCAG GTTCGTGGACTACCAACATTGTATTTTATCAGCCCAGATCCAAACAAGGATGCTATTCGAACTGAGGGGCTTGTCCCATCTGAAATGATTAAAAACATCATTGATAATGAAATGTGA
- the LOC103713223 gene encoding LOW QUALITY PROTEIN: 3-hydroxyisobutyryl-CoA hydrolase-like protein 5 (The sequence of the model RefSeq protein was modified relative to this genomic sequence to represent the inferred CDS: inserted 1 base in 1 codon), with protein sequence MAQEPLNEVVLGEERNHARLITLNRPRQLNVISSEVVYLLAQFLEKWEKDDDAKLVIFKGAGRAFCAGGDLKMFYEGRSDDSCLEVVYRMYWLCYHIHTYKKTMVALVHGIVMGGGGAMVVPLKFSVVTEKTVFAVPEASIGLHTDCSFSYILSRLPGYLGEYLALTGARLSGKEMVAAGLATHFVPSEKLQELEKRLLSLDSGDENKVRLVIEEFSXAVQPDEESVLNKLSTINKCFCGDSVEEIIKSFGSEAAIEGNEWIAAVLKGLKRSSPTGLKITLRSIREGRKQTLPECLKKEFRLTMNLLRSVISGDIYEGIRALSIDKDNAPKWNPSTLEEVTNEKVDLIFEPFSAELELNIPAEESCRWDGKYENSVYPILKGKN encoded by the exons ATGGCTCAAGAGCCTTTGAACGAG GTTGTTCTTGGAGAAGAGAGAAACCATGCGAGGTTGATCACCTTGAACCGGCCTCGCCAATTGAATGTCATCTCGTCGGAAGTG GTTTATCTACTGGCTCAGTTTCTAGAAAAATGGGAAAAGGATGATGATGCAAAGTTGGTTATATTCAAG GGTGCCGGGCGAGCTTTTTGTGCTGGTGGGGATCTAAAGATGTTCTATGAAGGGAGATCAG ATGATTCCTGTCTTGAAGTTGTGTATAGAATGTACTGGCTTTGCTatcacatacacacatataagAAAACCATG GTAGCCCTTGTTCATGGAATTGTCATGGGTGGAGGTGGAGCTATGGTCGTCCCTTTGAAATTTTCTGTTGTCACAGAGAAAACC GTCTTTGCTGTGCCCGAAGCAAGTATTGGACTTCATACTGACTGCAGCTTCTCCTACATTCTTTCACGGCTTCCTGGATATTTGG GGGAATACTTGGCTTTAACTGGTGCAAGGCTAAGTGGAAAGGAAATGGTTGCTGCTGGTCTTGCAACCCATTTTGTCCCATCTGAG AAACTGCAAGAGCTTGAAAAACGTTTACTGAGCTTAGATTCAGGTGATGAGAATAAAGTCAGATTAGTAATTGAAGAATTCT CTGCTGTCCAGCCTGATGAAGAAAGTGTTTTAAACAA GCTTTCAACAATCAATAAGTGCTTCTGTGGGGACTCTGTGGAGGAGATCATTAAATCATTT GGATCTGAAGCAGCCATAGAAGGAAATGAATGGATAGCTGCAGTGCTCAAAGGGCTAAAAAGATCATCTCCCACAGGGTTGAAGATAACATTAAGATCG ATTCGAGAAGGAAGGAAGCAAACACTGCCTGAGTGTCTGAAGAAAGAGTTCAGACTTACCATGAATTTGCTAAGATCAGTGATCTCTGGTGATATATATGAG GGCATCCGAGCTCTTAGCATTGATAAAGACAATGCTCCCAag TGGAATCCATCAACCCTTGAAGAAGTGACCAATGAGAAAGTTGACCTCATTTTTGAACCATTTAGTGCTGAATTGGAACTCAACATTCCAGCTGAGGAATCATGCAG ATGGGATGGCAAGTATGAAAACTCAGTCTATCCAATCCTGAAAGGAAAGAATTGA